One Pirellulaceae bacterium genomic window, ATGCAGGCGGTGATAGTCACGGAGATGACGGCGACGACTGGATCGAAGGGGGTCGGCAAGGCGACGGGCTCGAAGGAGACAGCGGGCTAGTATTTCTAGCGGGTCCGGACATCAACACAGCTGGCCATGATGTCCTGAACGGCAATGAAGGCAACGACCAATATTTTGCTGAAGGAGGTGACGACATTCTCATCTCTGGCACGGGGCAAGAGAGGTTCATGGGGCAGTTTGGTTTCGACTGGGTGACGCATTACAACGATCCCCAGGACGCCGATTCCGACCTACTCAACAACGTCTTTGCCCCTCCACTCACCGTCAATGATTTCGATCGCTTTTCTGGCATCGAAGGGCTATCCGGTTGGAGCAGGGACGATGCGCTCCGTGGCGACGACGCCGGTGAGATCGACTTAGCTGGACCGCTCGGATCCAACCACGAATTGAACGCGGCCGGTATCACCCGAATCGCCGGTCTGGCCTCCATCCTCCCCGCGGAAACGACATCATTCAGATCGGGTAACATCCTTCTGGGTGGCGGTGGCAGCGATACACTCGAAGGTCGGGGTGGCGATGACGTCATTCATGGAAATGCCTGGCTGCGTGCTCAACTAATGGCGCCAGATCCACAGGGAGAACCAGGTGCGACACAACTCGTCGACAGCATGATTGACCTCCAGGCCGACGTCTTTGCGGGCCTGATTAATCCGGGTGACATCTCGATCGTACGCTCGATCGAATCAAGCGATACGGGTACCGATACGGCCGTTTATTCCGGACCTCTTGCCGACTATGACCTCGGCGTGAGTAACGGCACATTCACGGTAGATCATGCTCGAGGAGACGGCCTCAGCAACGACGCTCAGCTGGACAATGGAACCGACCTGGTGACGGACGTCGAGCGTCTACAGTTCGCCGATCAGACGATCGATCTCCCCACTCCTCAGGCCCCACGAAGCCTCATGTTCTCCACATTGGGCAACAATGCACTTCCCAACCTTGCCGGCGCGCCAGACGATGCCGACATTTACCAATGGGCCGGAAGCGGTGCGAATTACAGTCGGATCGAGGATGCATCCTCCATGGGCCTGGCGGGTAGTGCTGACATCGATGGATTGTCCGTGGTCACCAATGGCCATTTCTTTGCCACCTTTAATAATCCGACTGTAATACCTGGCCTAGGCACCGTGCAGGACGAAGATGTCGTCCTATTCGAAAACGGCGCGTGGTCCCACCATTTCGACGGTAGCCTTCACGGTCTGGCCGGCCCCGCCGGCTTCGACCTGGATGCCATCAGCGTAGATGGTTCAACCACCTACTTCTCAATCGTCGACAATGAGACCTTACCTGGCGTCGCTGGCACCGGCGATGATGCCGATATTTATTCATGGAACGGGGTAAGCTTTGCACGTGAATTCGATGCATCCACCGTCGGCCTTGCGACTACGGCAGATGTGGATGCAATTTCGTTTATCGCACCCAACCATTTCTTCCTTTCCTTTAACTCAGCAACGACGGTGCCGATCTGGGGTCTTATCCAGGACGAAGATGTGGTCTCCTATAATGCTGGCGTTTGGAGCTTGGAATTTGACGGATCGAACAATGGACTGAGCGGCAGTTCAGGATTGGACCTGGACGCCATCAGCATGTCGGAAGGGCCTGATGTCACGCGACCGGAGTGGAGCTCTGGCAACGTTACGGCGTCCAACGAAACCGAAAGTTCATTCGACCTGGAATGGTCGGGAGCTAACGACGACATCGGTGTCATCGCCTACAACGTCTACCTTGATGGCAATCTTGCTCAGACCGTCGCAAGCAGTTCAACCACGGTCGAAGGGCTCCAGTCTGAAACAACATTCGCTGTCACCATTCAGGCGTTGGATGGAGCCATGAATGAGTCGGTGAATGGTCCATCAACGTTCGCAGCCACCAACGGACCTGATCTGACCCCACCCAATTGGTCAGGAGGAGTGGTCACTGCCTCCAATGAGACCGCCAGCACCATCGACCTCAACTGGTCGGGTGCGCAGGACAATATGGGCGTTACTGCGTACCGGGTATACGTTGACGGCAGCCTCGACCAAACGGTCACGGGGACTTCCACAACGGTCAGTGGACTGGCTCCCAACACCACGATCGACGTCACCATTCAGGCAACCGATGAGGCCTTGAACGAATCCATTGATGGGCCCTCCACGTCCGCAACCACCTTGGCCGCCAATGTGCTGACTTTCTCCACCTTGGGCAACGGAAAACTACAGAATCTTGATGGCGCAGCAGATAATGCAGATCTGTATCAGTGGTCCGAAAGTAACGTGAACTTCGAGCGACCTTTTGATGCAACCGCCATCGGGCTAAGCGATAAGGCAAACGTCGATGGTTTGTCAGTGGTGGGCAACCGACACTTCTTTGCCTCGTTCACCGCGTCGGTTGAGGTGCCCGATATCGGCACCGTTGAGGACGAGGACGTTGTCGAATTCAACAATGGAACATGGACCCTGTTCTTCGACGGCAGCCATTTCGGACTAGGAACAGCCGGCGGCTTGGATCTGGATGCGATTAGCGTCGACGGCTCCACTCTATATTTTTCGACGATCGGCAATACCAAGCTCCCCGGCGTCGATGGTCAAAAGGACGATTCTGACGTTTACTCGTGGAGCGGTTCGAGTTTTGCTCGCGTCCTCGACGCCACCGAGATTGGGCTACCCAAAGCAACGGATCTCGACGGGTTGACCCGAATCGCACCGGAACATTTCTTCTTTTCCTTCAACGTCCCCACATCGGTACCAACCCTGGGTAGAGTCGAAGACAAAGATGTAATCGAATACAACGCTGGCGTTTGGAGTGTTTTCTTTGACGCTCTCGCCAACGGAATTGGCACACGTGGGTCCTTTGATTTAGATGCCATCAGCATCTCCGTTCCCTTAGGCAACGGTGGAGAAATCCCGGCCAATCACGATGGAACCTTTCCCGGTGCAAGGCTACTGGGAGATTTCAATGGAGATGGGCGCCTGAATCACATCGATGTCAAACTCCTCTCTGCCGGAATCCAGGTCTCGGATCTAATCTTCGACTTAAATGAAGATCACACCCTGGATCAAATGGATATGGACGTGATGGTGGAAGACATCTTGCGCACGAGTTACGGCGATGCAAATCTGGATGGCCGATTCAACTCATCCGACCTGGTTCGTATCTTCCAGGCTGGAGAATGGGAAGACGCCGTGCATGGAAATTCAGATTGGTCCGAAGGGGACTGGAACGGTGATGGCGACTTTGATTCTGCTGATCTCGTGCTCGCCTTTACGAAGAATAGCTTCTCAAGTTAGTCCCGAGCGATTGTCGGAAATCTATCTTTCCAGCCCTTACCTTGGCACGGTTTTCAGCACTAGACCGTGCCTTGGACTGCCACGCTCCCAAAGCGTGGCCTCATAACATCCCGCTCGACAATCAACGGATGTTCGTGAGCCCTCGTAAAAGGTAGAGAAATCAAAACGAGTACCATGACGGTGAGCGATTCGAGATCCCCCACATTTAAACAAGCTTGACTCGCGAGTCCCGGCAGATGAGAATCCGGTCATGGGTTTGCCCGACCATTCACAATGCGCCCGTCGCTGGACACTTTCACTTCTCGCAACATTTTGCGGAAGTTCGCCCTTTGTGCATGCGGATACCAGTGCGACGCAACTGAATGCATTTATCGTTCAACACTGCACAAGTTGTCATTCGGGTGATGAGTCCGAAGCCGACCTCAATCTGGCGAGTCTTGCGGATCAACAACTCACGCCAGCCAACCGCAAAACTTGGATTCGTATCCTTGAAGTGCTGCATCGTCGTCAGATGCCTCCGAACGGTGAATCGCAACCGAGCGAACAACAGATTCAGACCACAACCAAGACGCTCCATTACCGCCTGCTGTTGCTGGACGGCCTGAAAGGGCCCAATCCTGGCCACGTGACACTGCGACGTTTAAACCGCACGGAATACCAGAATCTCATTACTGATCTGTTTCACATCAACATCGATGTGACAAAGGACTTCCCCGCCGACGACACAGGATATGGATTCGACACCATTGGCGATGTACTCTCAATTTCCCCACTGCTGTTCGAGAAATACCTAGCCACCGCCGAGAAAATCACCGACGTCATTTTTTCCAATCAGGAAATCAGCCCCGAGGGAACGGAAAAGTTCCGAGGAGACATTCCGAGCGACGACGATGATTGGAAAAGCTACGCCCGCCACATCCTTGCACCGGTGGCCCGCGGTGCCTTTCGGCGACCTGTGCGCGATGATGAGTTGGACAAGTTGCTTGAATTCGTCGATCAAGCCAAAGAGAACGACAAAAGCTTTGAGCATGGCATTCGCCTCGCGTTGCACGCGATCCTGATCTCCCCAGACTTCCTATTTCATGTCATCCGTACGCAATCTTCCAAGGAAGAGGAAGCCGAGACGGTCGTGTCGCTCAGTGAATTTGAATTCGCATCACGGCTCTCATTCTTTCTTTGGAGTCGCGGTCCCGACGAAGAACTTTTTGCACTCGCAGAACAGAACCGGCTTCGGGACGACACCATTCTGACGCAACAAGTTCGCCGCATGCTCGCCCACGAGCGCGCGGGGGCGCTCGCCGACAATTTCGCCAGTCAGTGGCTCCAATTATCGCGCCTTACCTCGGTAGCACCCGACCCAGATCTCTTCCCCGATTTTGACGACGACCTGCGGCTTGCCAGTCGGGAAGAAACAACCCGTTTCTTCGCATCGATTCTGCGTGAAGACCAGAGCATCCTGACTCTCCTGGATGCCAACTATTCGTTTCTCAATGAGCGACTGGCTCGCCATTACAATATCCCAGAGGTAAACGGTCCCGAATTCCGCCGCGTTTCTCTACCAACGCGGCGTCGAGGCGGTCTCCTGGGGCAATCAAGCATCCTGACCCTCACCTCGAATTCCACTCGCACCTCGCCCGTCAAACGAGGCAAGTGGATCCTCGAAGAGATTCTGGGGGCACCGCCCCCACCGCCGCCACCCAATGTGGAAGATCTTAGTGAGACCAAGGAGGCCGCCATATCAGCCTCATTGCGAGACCGACTAGAAGAACATCTCAGCAACGAAAGCTGTGCATCCTGTCACCGTGTCATGGATCCGCTAGGCTTCGCCTTAGAGAACTACAATGCCATCGGTGCATGGCGAGAACGAGATGGTAAATTTCCCATCAACGCCTCGGGCACCTTACCCGATGGTACTTTTCTGGACGGACCCCGCGGAATTAAGTCGGCCCTTTTAGCACGTAAACACGATTTCGTGCGATGCCTGACCGAAAAGATGTTCGTCTATGCAATGGGTCGCGGCATCGAGTATTATGACCTTGCCGCAATCGAGACGATTGTAACCGCGGTAGAAAATGACAATTATCGCATGTCCCGGTTGGTGCTTGAGGTTATCCGGTCGGTCCCGTTTCAGATGAAACGCCAACAACGGAGATCTTCCTAATGCGTACGCCAATGGTTTCGCGTCGTGGGTTTCTACGTGGCATGAGCACGGCGATTGCTTTGCCAATGCTCGAATCAATACCGTTGCGAGCGGATGAGCGAGGGGACGCCCAACCACCTCAAAGGCTGGCTTTCATCTATATTCCCAATGGAGTCCAAATACCGGAATGGACCCCTGAACTCACCGGTGTAAATTATGCACTGCCCCCCATCCTCGAACCGCTCCAGCCGCTGCAAGAAGATTTCTTAGTCCTCAGCGGCTTAACCCACGACAAGGCGCGACCGAACGGCGACGGTGGAGGTGCACACGCCCGCTCCTGTGCTTCATTTTTGACGGCCGTTCAACCGGTTAAAACGGGTGGCTCCGATCTTCGGTTAGGTCCTTCTGTCGACCAGCTCGCAGCTGACGTTATCGGACAAGGCACCCGTCTGGCATCGCTGGAACTGGGCGCCGACCGCGGCACCAAAGCGGGTTCCTGTGACTCAGGTTACAGCTGCGCCTACACGCATAACATCTCTTGGAGATCGGAAACAACGCCGATGCCCAAGGAAACCGATCCTCGTGTGGTATTCGAACGACTCTTCGGACAAGGAAATAGTTCCGTCGACAGAGCCACTCAAGCCCAACGACTCCAGGAACGTCGCAGCGTCCTCGATTTCGTTCGTGAGCAAGCTCGAGGACTAGAAGGACAGGTGAACAACAAAGACCGGCAAAAGCTTGACGAGTACTTCACCGGCATCCGTGAAGCTGAACGAAAGATTGCCGCCACTACAAGCGGAAGTCTAGCTCGTAGGCCTCTCGGCGCGACGGCCCCACCACCCGGCGTTCCAGAAGCTTTTCCGGACCACCTTCGACTCATGAGCGATATGCTTGTACTGGCTTTTCAGGGTGACGTAACTCGCGTCTCCAGTTTCATGTTCGGCAACGCGGGCAGTAACCGGAATTACCGCTTCATCGGCATCCCAGAAGGACACCATGAACTGTCGCATCACGGTGGAGACCTGAAAAAACAGGCCAAGA contains:
- a CDS encoding DUF1592 domain-containing protein; translated protein: MGLPDHSQCARRWTLSLLATFCGSSPFVHADTSATQLNAFIVQHCTSCHSGDESEADLNLASLADQQLTPANRKTWIRILEVLHRRQMPPNGESQPSEQQIQTTTKTLHYRLLLLDGLKGPNPGHVTLRRLNRTEYQNLITDLFHINIDVTKDFPADDTGYGFDTIGDVLSISPLLFEKYLATAEKITDVIFSNQEISPEGTEKFRGDIPSDDDDWKSYARHILAPVARGAFRRPVRDDELDKLLEFVDQAKENDKSFEHGIRLALHAILISPDFLFHVIRTQSSKEEEAETVVSLSEFEFASRLSFFLWSRGPDEELFALAEQNRLRDDTILTQQVRRMLAHERAGALADNFASQWLQLSRLTSVAPDPDLFPDFDDDLRLASREETTRFFASILREDQSILTLLDANYSFLNERLARHYNIPEVNGPEFRRVSLPTRRRGGLLGQSSILTLTSNSTRTSPVKRGKWILEEILGAPPPPPPPNVEDLSETKEAAISASLRDRLEEHLSNESCASCHRVMDPLGFALENYNAIGAWRERDGKFPINASGTLPDGTFLDGPRGIKSALLARKHDFVRCLTEKMFVYAMGRGIEYYDLAAIETIVTAVENDNYRMSRLVLEVIRSVPFQMKRQQRRSS
- a CDS encoding DUF1552 domain-containing protein; translation: MRTPMVSRRGFLRGMSTAIALPMLESIPLRADERGDAQPPQRLAFIYIPNGVQIPEWTPELTGVNYALPPILEPLQPLQEDFLVLSGLTHDKARPNGDGGGAHARSCASFLTAVQPVKTGGSDLRLGPSVDQLAADVIGQGTRLASLELGADRGTKAGSCDSGYSCAYTHNISWRSETTPMPKETDPRVVFERLFGQGNSSVDRATQAQRLQERRSVLDFVREQARGLEGQVNNKDRQKLDEYFTGIREAERKIAATTSGSLARRPLGATAPPPGVPEAFPDHLRLMSDMLVLAFQGDVTRVSSFMFGNAGSNRNYRFIGIPEGHHELSHHGGDLKKQAKIAKINRFQIEQFAYLLQRLRQIPEGEGTLLDQCMIVYGSGMSDGNKHNHEDLPILLAGRGGGTIDTGRHVRFPQETPLANLYVAMLHRLGVPIDEFGDSTGELDQLSVGLPARS
- a CDS encoding peroxidase family protein, yielding MSKYRRIARVEKLEDRNLLAIGQGFNLNAADVSFIADQIKIAEFHSDTVTFSNPCGTLIGTAASQIPVGANAELLPLGLRTIDGSCNNLVAGQEDFGAADRPFPRLTAPYYRDAENLTVDLDGPGPQNIGDPSSYAQLTGVVEDSEPRVISNLIADQTPSNPAAVAAAGPDMVPDTEHGDVLFIPNVAPDEGLSAPFNNTMVFFSQFFDHGLDLTTKTGSPVYMPLKPDDSLFDPEPDALNFMLISRAINESGVPINNTTPYVDQQQTYASHPSMHIFLREYENNAENLPVPTGRMLTNSPDTGMGTWTALKAQAASLLGIQLVDHDVSSVPLMATDPYGKFLPGENGYPQFALHNGELLEGDPTANGGLGVLVPANAISTGHAFLVDIAHHAVPGSWNHDSNPATPPILQTADLDTLTVDDHDPGTFDDEMLGAHYVAGDGRVNENIGLTAVHHVFHSEHNRLVEHIKEIVLSADATLLDEYQVSPGIWDGERLFQAARFVTEMEYQHLAFEEFARKVQPQVNVFDGYDATIDAAITAEFSQAAYRFGHSILPEVLARTHDGTSNTIDLFDAFLNPLAFDENDSLTADEAAGSLFQGLTHQIANALDPFISESVRNTLVGLPLDLAAINIARGRDYGLPPLNQTRRELFEMSPNTAVQPYESWMDFSFNLTVPESLVNYIAAYGTHPTITASTTVAAKRTAADALVTGSHSDSTDFMHSLGDFANIDGITTTGVDEIDLWIGGLGEQTQPFGGILGDTFNSIFELQMEMLQEGDRFYYLERTAGMNLLVQLEGNSFSEMIMRNTSATDLPADAFSVATYFFDAAVQGSQPMTPIVDDPNTPYDERTLLVRELAGTIRYPGGDHVNWAGNDSAIPGEGDRIRSGAGDDTLMGSGGDDRLEGGSGNDNIIGGLGDDIITDLFGDEDIKGGDGNDAISSGQGFDLLQGGRGMDFIIGSTDPKEILGGPGNDFIFDGDAGGDSHGDDGDDWIEGGRQGDGLEGDSGLVFLAGPDINTAGHDVLNGNEGNDQYFAEGGDDILISGTGQERFMGQFGFDWVTHYNDPQDADSDLLNNVFAPPLTVNDFDRFSGIEGLSGWSRDDALRGDDAGEIDLAGPLGSNHELNAAGITRIAGLASILPAETTSFRSGNILLGGGGSDTLEGRGGDDVIHGNAWLRAQLMAPDPQGEPGATQLVDSMIDLQADVFAGLINPGDISIVRSIESSDTGTDTAVYSGPLADYDLGVSNGTFTVDHARGDGLSNDAQLDNGTDLVTDVERLQFADQTIDLPTPQAPRSLMFSTLGNNALPNLAGAPDDADIYQWAGSGANYSRIEDASSMGLAGSADIDGLSVVTNGHFFATFNNPTVIPGLGTVQDEDVVLFENGAWSHHFDGSLHGLAGPAGFDLDAISVDGSTTYFSIVDNETLPGVAGTGDDADIYSWNGVSFAREFDASTVGLATTADVDAISFIAPNHFFLSFNSATTVPIWGLIQDEDVVSYNAGVWSLEFDGSNNGLSGSSGLDLDAISMSEGPDVTRPEWSSGNVTASNETESSFDLEWSGANDDIGVIAYNVYLDGNLAQTVASSSTTVEGLQSETTFAVTIQALDGAMNESVNGPSTFAATNGPDLTPPNWSGGVVTASNETASTIDLNWSGAQDNMGVTAYRVYVDGSLDQTVTGTSTTVSGLAPNTTIDVTIQATDEALNESIDGPSTSATTLAANVLTFSTLGNGKLQNLDGAADNADLYQWSESNVNFERPFDATAIGLSDKANVDGLSVVGNRHFFASFTASVEVPDIGTVEDEDVVEFNNGTWTLFFDGSHFGLGTAGGLDLDAISVDGSTLYFSTIGNTKLPGVDGQKDDSDVYSWSGSSFARVLDATEIGLPKATDLDGLTRIAPEHFFFSFNVPTSVPTLGRVEDKDVIEYNAGVWSVFFDALANGIGTRGSFDLDAISISVPLGNGGEIPANHDGTFPGARLLGDFNGDGRLNHIDVKLLSAGIQVSDLIFDLNEDHTLDQMDMDVMVEDILRTSYGDANLDGRFNSSDLVRIFQAGEWEDAVHGNSDWSEGDWNGDGDFDSADLVLAFTKNSFSS